In Macrobrachium nipponense isolate FS-2020 chromosome 25, ASM1510439v2, whole genome shotgun sequence, one genomic interval encodes:
- the LOC135199381 gene encoding zinc finger protein OZF-like isoform X1, with the protein MKRSTRSGKTFSQKTHPNSHMRAHIVGNPFKCKYCGKEFVQKTHLESHMRNHIRKKPFKCNDCGKLFSHKGDLIKHERIHTGEKPFKCNDCGKAFCRKSQINIHMRVHTGEKPFKCNDCGKAFSLKGHLKSHIMRVHTGDKPFKCDDCGKAFSLKGDLKIHMRVHTGEKPFKCNDCGKAFSQKGHLNIHIRVHTGEKPFKCDDCGKAFSLKGDLNKHMRIHTGEKPFKCNDCGKAYSWKVNLNIHIIRVHTGEKPFKCNDCGKAFSLKGDLKYHMRVHTGEKPFKCNDCGKAFSRKDRLNIHMRFHTGEKPFKCNDCGEAFSLKGHLKYHMRVHTGEKPFKCNDCGKAFYRKYHLNIHMRFHTGEKPFKCNDCGKAFSVIGDLKYHMRFHTGEKPFKCNDCGKAFSHKGNLNLHMRIHTGEKPFKCNDCGKAFSRKSQINIHVRVHTGEKPFKCNDCGKAFSRKDHLKNHMRVHT; encoded by the coding sequence ATGAAAAGAAGTACTAGGAGTGGGAAAACTTTTTCTCAAAAAACTCATCCTAACAGTCATATGAGGGCTCACATTGTGGGGAATCCATTCAAGTGTAAATACTGTGGTAAAGAATTTGTTCAGAAAACTCATCTTGAAAGTCATATGAGGAATCACATTAGAAAGAAACCgtttaaatgtaatgactgtgggaaacTATTTTCTCATAAAGGTGATCTTATCAAACATGAGAGGAttcacactggagagaaaccatttaaatgtaatgattgtgggaaagcattttgtAGGAAAAGTCAAATTAACATTCATATGAgggttcacactggagagaagccatttaaatgtaatgattgtgggaaagcattttctctgAAAGGTCATCTTAAATCTCATATTATGAGGGTTCACACTGGAGACAAGCCATTTAAATGtgatgactgtgggaaagcattttctctgAAAGGTGATCTTAAAATACATATGAgggttcacactggagagaagccattcaaatgtaatgactgtgggaaagcattttctcagaAAGGTcatcttaacattcatataagggttcacactggagagaagccctTTAAATGtgatgactgtgggaaagcattttctctgAAAGGTGATCTTAATAAACATATGAGgattcacactggagagaagccattcaaatgtaatgactgtgggaaagcatatTCTTGGAAAGTTaatcttaacattcatataataagggttcacactggagagaagccctttaaatgtaatgactgtgggaaagcattttctctgAAAGGTGATCTTAAATATCATATGAgggttcacactggagagaagccattcaaatgtaatgactgtgggaaagcattttctagGAAAGATCGTCTTAACATTCATATGAGGTTTCACACTGgagaaaagccatttaaatgtaatgactgtggggAAGCATTTTCTCTGAAAGGTCATCTTAAATATCATATGAGGGTTCACACTGgagaaaagccatttaaatgtaatgactgtgggaaagcattttataGGAAATATCATCTTAACATTCATATGAGGTTTCACACTGgagaaaagccatttaaatgtaatgactgtgggaaagcattttctgtGATAGGTGATCTTAAATATCATATGAGGTTTCACACTGgagaaaagccatttaaatgtaatgactgtgggaaagcattttctcataAAGGTAATCTTAACCTTCATATGAGgattcacactggagagaagccatttaaatgtaatgattgtgggaaagcattttctagGAAAAGTCAAATTAACATTCATGTGAgggttcacactggagagaagccatttaaatgtaatgactgtgggaaagcattttctagGAAAGATCATCTTAAAAATCATATGAGGGTTCACACttaa